A stretch of the Zeugodacus cucurbitae isolate PBARC_wt_2022May chromosome 6, idZeuCucr1.2, whole genome shotgun sequence genome encodes the following:
- the LOC105213395 gene encoding mucin-2 isoform X1, giving the protein MRSPSGRVPQQGLNRLWLATICAITVATLSGSFVTPAFGAPAKLDGIAPPPESPFPLEAQPTQFSDAIAAALNIDNGEGDGGVEGFVKNQLSAVDSYGNPIETLKPIDTPDGRKVISAQGLQFEIPNYASGITEIKKPADDLLPPLIDPIAVAVSTDLPDGATGSVPEAEATAISATTVDVENAQLVELNPKTTNVGFSSQAAKKSHFHNLNSLPSYILELNDPDIGGPVEYMPADDGSSLKVIAWDLLPPLEKEPTIITSDNQFPKHVTGVEDPLTHNIKVSLTAGQSIRAQAPLTGLSNEGSVSVVSLTSPQGNRIYSTTSTTTTPRSTTVRTTRPTTTTTTTTTTTRATTTTRRPTTTTTRRTTTTRPTPTTIKTTTTTPAPLNPNDFFQLENGDSYTLPSWLADIDDPELDAAVSYIVPEDIHEYNDTISRDILPPLEPYTDLNDIELPEDLRTTSTTTSRPRTTSTTSKPRQTYTTTPKVSTVSTPRPHWVRAYPTTAKTTTTTTTQRPNSFDDRFSSNHIAQTHDSAFASSGTFPNSKVHTSFLSNSVISTTTTTTPKPRLTTSAAHQHHTNRYQQDINKSNESSSTIVDPTASTELKNSQEAAISKFSNSNPFLPAHNSATRPFSSQNVNKFTTTTTTTTTTTTTPATPIEENPFDSATLPSWLADFDYPDLAPGVPFTYNDAESNSDVFNDLLPPSQLLTETTDTTKPVFITSSPTSFNSFQIAPSSNNRHDSTFASASTSTTRTFAFNNFPSKVITTAKPFNIQNPFAKVPNSNNYNQEAVTLPPVLFIPPTAEAESNIDIVAVNDVSKTDPQTDRENANNLHHHQQPSLQPAATADPILNKKSSSSSFNKNFAAPFEPTSTSDSADSSASTEQDFGSSTKTTFSKSNEGKVITNNVFGTSSGVTTASKQVGFGASTAAGQANFQKDFQQNTSDRFSTTGSSFVGTSNAFNKAATPSAFSSFSSAQQNTNFNSFNNKGPVTNADTGKYTGGFGGSPGILGSGKIGSAVRTDGSIRPTSNVAFTQATAIPPTAPPKFPTNPNFANRVGNSASTSFTANTAAGANKYQGTFGGPPGVLNPFDNVKSG; this is encoded by the exons ATGCGGTCACCGAGCGGGCGAGTGCCTCAACAGGGTCTGAACAGACTTTGGTTAGCCACCATTTGTGCCATTACCGTTGCTACTTTGAGTGGGTCATTTGTGACGCCCGCTTTTGGAGCACCTGCCAAACTTG ATGGTATAGCGCCACCACCAGAATCACCATTCCCTTTAGAAGCACAACCGACACAATTTTCCGACGCGATTGCTGCCGCTCTTAATATTGACAATGGTGAGGGTGACGGTGGCGTTGAAGGCTTCGTCAAAAACCAACTGTCGGCGGTCGATAGTTATGGTAATCCGATTGAGACGCTCAAACCCATCGATACACCTGATGGGCGGAAGGTAATCAGTGCGCAGGGTTTACAATTTGAAATACCCAACTATGCTTCGGGCATAACCGAGATAAAGAAGCCGGCCGACGACTTACTGCCACCATTAATTG ATCCCATTGCCGTTGCTGTGTCAACTGATTTGCCTGATGGAGCAACCGGTTCAGTTCCAGAAGCTGAGGCTACAGCAATCTCGGCGACAACTGTGGATGTGGAGAATGCTCAGTTAGTCGAACTGAATCCAAAAACGACGAATGTGGGCTTTTCCAGCCAAGCAGCGAAGAAATCACATTTTCATAATCTCAACTCGTTGCCATCGTACATACTAGAGCTTAACGATCCGGATATTGGAGGGCCTGTGGAATATATGCCAGCTGATGATGGTTCGTCTTTAAAAGTTATCGCATGGGATTTACTACCACCACTAGAAAAAGAACCCACAATAATTACTTCGGATAATCAATTTCCAAAACATGTAACTGGTGTCGAAGATCCTCTAACGCACAACATCAAAGTGTCTTTAACTGCGGGACAGAGCATAAGAGCACAAGCACCGCTaactggtctttccaacgaagGTAGTGTTTCCGTGGTATCACTTACTAGTCCGCAAGGAAATAGAATTTATTCTACAACCTCCACTACGACAACTCCAAGATCGACTACCGTGCGTACAACGAGGCCTACAACCACCACCACAACCACAACTACAACCACGAGAGCTACTACAACAACTCGTCgcccaacaaccacaacaacacgtCGAACCACAACTACAAGGCCAACTCCTacaacaattaaaacaacaacaacgactccAGCCCCACTTAACCCGAATGACTTTTTCCAATTAGAGAATGGCGACTCATATACTCTACCCTCATGGTTAGCCGACATTGATGACCCTGAATTGGATGCAGCAGTTAGTTATATTGTTCCAGAAGATATACACGAATATAATGATACCATTTCGCGGGATATTCTCCCTCCACTTGAACCATACACCGATCTAAATGACATTGAGCTGCCTGAAGACCTACGTACAACTTCCACCACAACTAGCCGGCCTCGTACTACATCTACGACTTCCAAACCTCGTCAAACCTACACCACCACCCCCAAAGTTTCTACTGTATCCACACCTCGACCACACTGGGTACGTGCATATCCCACAACTGCCAAAACcaccacaactacaacaacccaAAGACCCAACTCTTTCGATGATCGTTTCTCCTCTAATCATATTGCACAAACGCATGATTCGGCATTTGCCTCATCTGGCACCTTTCCCAATTCGAAAGTGCACACGTCATTCCTTAGCAATAGCGTCATCAGCACCACAACAACGACGACACCAAAACCTCGATTAACCACATCGGCGGCACATCAGCATCACACCAATAGATATCAACAAGATATCAATAAATCTAATGAAAGTTCTTCCACTATCGTAGATCCCACGGCAAGTACCGAATTGAAAAACAGTCAAGAAGCCGCGATATCAAAGTTTTCTAACTCAAATCCCTTCTTGCCAGCACATAATAGTGCTACACGCCCGTTTTCGTCAcagaatgtaaataaatttaccaccaccacaacaacgacgacgacaacaactacaactccTGCAACACCAATAGAGGAAAATCCGTTCGATTCCGCCACTTTACCATCTTGGTTAGCTGATTTCGATTATCCCGACTTGGCTCCAGGTGTACCGTTCACATATAATGATGCAGAGTCAAATTCGGACGTCTTCAATGATTTACTGCCACCTTCGCAACTGCTTACTGAAACAACAGATACAACAAAGCCTGTTTTCATAACATCCTCTCCCACATCCTTTAATTCCTTCCAAATTGCACCAAGTTCAAATAATCGGCACGACTCCACTTTTGCTTCCGCCTCCACCTCTACTACACGTACTTTCGCTTTTAATAACTTCCCATCAAAAGTCATCACAACAGCCAAACCATTCAACATCCAAAACCCATTTGCGAAAGTGCCtaatagcaacaactacaatcAAGAGGCAGTCACTTTGCCGCCAGTGCTATTTATTCCGCCAACTGCAGAGGCCGAGAGCAATATCGACATTGTGGCAGTGAACGATGTCAGCAAGACAGATCCTCAAACAGATCGTGAAAACGCTAATAATTTACACCACCATCAACAGCCTTCACTGCAACCAGCAGCAACAGCTGACCCAATTCTTAACAAGAAATCATCCTCatcaagttttaataaaaattttgcagcTCCATTCGAACCAACGTCGACGTCTGACAGCGCCGATTCATCGGCTTCCACAGAGCAAGATTTTGGTAGCTCGACGAAAACCACTTTTTCGAAGAGTAACGAAGGCAAAGTGATAACCAACAACGTATTTGGTACTTCAAGTGGCGTTACAACCGCATCGAAACAAGTTGGATTTGGTGCGAGTACCGCTGCCGGACAAGCAAACTTTCAAAAAg ATTTCCAACAAAATACGTCAGATCGTTTCTCAACTACCGGCAGCAGTTTCGTCGGAACTTCGAATGCCTTCAACAAGGCCGCAACCCCGAGCGCGTTCTCTAGCTTCAGCAGTGCGcaacaaaacacaaatttcAATAGCTTCAACAACAAGGGACCAGTAACCAATGCAGATACTGGAAAATACACTGGAGGCTTTGGAGGATCTCCAGGTATTTTGGGCAGTGGAAAAATAGGTTCCGCCGTGCGAACAGATGGATCAATACGGCCAACTTCGAATGTTGCATTTACACAGGCAACGGCAATTCCACCTACAGCGCCACCAAAGTTCCCAACGAACCCCAACTTTGCAAATCGCGTTGGGaactcggcttccaccagtttCACGGCCAACACTGCTGCCGGTGCCAATAAGTACCAGGGCACGTTCGGTGGACCACCCGGAGTGTTGAACCCATTTGACAATGTCAAAAGCGGATAA
- the LOC105213395 gene encoding mucin-5AC isoform X2 codes for MRSPSGRVPQQGLNRLWLATICAITVATLSGSFVTPAFGAPAKLDPIAVAVSTDLPDGATGSVPEAEATAISATTVDVENAQLVELNPKTTNVGFSSQAAKKSHFHNLNSLPSYILELNDPDIGGPVEYMPADDGSSLKVIAWDLLPPLEKEPTIITSDNQFPKHVTGVEDPLTHNIKVSLTAGQSIRAQAPLTGLSNEGSVSVVSLTSPQGNRIYSTTSTTTTPRSTTVRTTRPTTTTTTTTTTTRATTTTRRPTTTTTRRTTTTRPTPTTIKTTTTTPAPLNPNDFFQLENGDSYTLPSWLADIDDPELDAAVSYIVPEDIHEYNDTISRDILPPLEPYTDLNDIELPEDLRTTSTTTSRPRTTSTTSKPRQTYTTTPKVSTVSTPRPHWVRAYPTTAKTTTTTTTQRPNSFDDRFSSNHIAQTHDSAFASSGTFPNSKVHTSFLSNSVISTTTTTTPKPRLTTSAAHQHHTNRYQQDINKSNESSSTIVDPTASTELKNSQEAAISKFSNSNPFLPAHNSATRPFSSQNVNKFTTTTTTTTTTTTTPATPIEENPFDSATLPSWLADFDYPDLAPGVPFTYNDAESNSDVFNDLLPPSQLLTETTDTTKPVFITSSPTSFNSFQIAPSSNNRHDSTFASASTSTTRTFAFNNFPSKVITTAKPFNIQNPFAKVPNSNNYNQEAVTLPPVLFIPPTAEAESNIDIVAVNDVSKTDPQTDRENANNLHHHQQPSLQPAATADPILNKKSSSSSFNKNFAAPFEPTSTSDSADSSASTEQDFGSSTKTTFSKSNEGKVITNNVFGTSSGVTTASKQVGFGASTAAGQANFQKDFQQNTSDRFSTTGSSFVGTSNAFNKAATPSAFSSFSSAQQNTNFNSFNNKGPVTNADTGKYTGGFGGSPGILGSGKIGSAVRTDGSIRPTSNVAFTQATAIPPTAPPKFPTNPNFANRVGNSASTSFTANTAAGANKYQGTFGGPPGVLNPFDNVKSG; via the exons ATGCGGTCACCGAGCGGGCGAGTGCCTCAACAGGGTCTGAACAGACTTTGGTTAGCCACCATTTGTGCCATTACCGTTGCTACTTTGAGTGGGTCATTTGTGACGCCCGCTTTTGGAGCACCTGCCAAACTTG ATCCCATTGCCGTTGCTGTGTCAACTGATTTGCCTGATGGAGCAACCGGTTCAGTTCCAGAAGCTGAGGCTACAGCAATCTCGGCGACAACTGTGGATGTGGAGAATGCTCAGTTAGTCGAACTGAATCCAAAAACGACGAATGTGGGCTTTTCCAGCCAAGCAGCGAAGAAATCACATTTTCATAATCTCAACTCGTTGCCATCGTACATACTAGAGCTTAACGATCCGGATATTGGAGGGCCTGTGGAATATATGCCAGCTGATGATGGTTCGTCTTTAAAAGTTATCGCATGGGATTTACTACCACCACTAGAAAAAGAACCCACAATAATTACTTCGGATAATCAATTTCCAAAACATGTAACTGGTGTCGAAGATCCTCTAACGCACAACATCAAAGTGTCTTTAACTGCGGGACAGAGCATAAGAGCACAAGCACCGCTaactggtctttccaacgaagGTAGTGTTTCCGTGGTATCACTTACTAGTCCGCAAGGAAATAGAATTTATTCTACAACCTCCACTACGACAACTCCAAGATCGACTACCGTGCGTACAACGAGGCCTACAACCACCACCACAACCACAACTACAACCACGAGAGCTACTACAACAACTCGTCgcccaacaaccacaacaacacgtCGAACCACAACTACAAGGCCAACTCCTacaacaattaaaacaacaacaacgactccAGCCCCACTTAACCCGAATGACTTTTTCCAATTAGAGAATGGCGACTCATATACTCTACCCTCATGGTTAGCCGACATTGATGACCCTGAATTGGATGCAGCAGTTAGTTATATTGTTCCAGAAGATATACACGAATATAATGATACCATTTCGCGGGATATTCTCCCTCCACTTGAACCATACACCGATCTAAATGACATTGAGCTGCCTGAAGACCTACGTACAACTTCCACCACAACTAGCCGGCCTCGTACTACATCTACGACTTCCAAACCTCGTCAAACCTACACCACCACCCCCAAAGTTTCTACTGTATCCACACCTCGACCACACTGGGTACGTGCATATCCCACAACTGCCAAAACcaccacaactacaacaacccaAAGACCCAACTCTTTCGATGATCGTTTCTCCTCTAATCATATTGCACAAACGCATGATTCGGCATTTGCCTCATCTGGCACCTTTCCCAATTCGAAAGTGCACACGTCATTCCTTAGCAATAGCGTCATCAGCACCACAACAACGACGACACCAAAACCTCGATTAACCACATCGGCGGCACATCAGCATCACACCAATAGATATCAACAAGATATCAATAAATCTAATGAAAGTTCTTCCACTATCGTAGATCCCACGGCAAGTACCGAATTGAAAAACAGTCAAGAAGCCGCGATATCAAAGTTTTCTAACTCAAATCCCTTCTTGCCAGCACATAATAGTGCTACACGCCCGTTTTCGTCAcagaatgtaaataaatttaccaccaccacaacaacgacgacgacaacaactacaactccTGCAACACCAATAGAGGAAAATCCGTTCGATTCCGCCACTTTACCATCTTGGTTAGCTGATTTCGATTATCCCGACTTGGCTCCAGGTGTACCGTTCACATATAATGATGCAGAGTCAAATTCGGACGTCTTCAATGATTTACTGCCACCTTCGCAACTGCTTACTGAAACAACAGATACAACAAAGCCTGTTTTCATAACATCCTCTCCCACATCCTTTAATTCCTTCCAAATTGCACCAAGTTCAAATAATCGGCACGACTCCACTTTTGCTTCCGCCTCCACCTCTACTACACGTACTTTCGCTTTTAATAACTTCCCATCAAAAGTCATCACAACAGCCAAACCATTCAACATCCAAAACCCATTTGCGAAAGTGCCtaatagcaacaactacaatcAAGAGGCAGTCACTTTGCCGCCAGTGCTATTTATTCCGCCAACTGCAGAGGCCGAGAGCAATATCGACATTGTGGCAGTGAACGATGTCAGCAAGACAGATCCTCAAACAGATCGTGAAAACGCTAATAATTTACACCACCATCAACAGCCTTCACTGCAACCAGCAGCAACAGCTGACCCAATTCTTAACAAGAAATCATCCTCatcaagttttaataaaaattttgcagcTCCATTCGAACCAACGTCGACGTCTGACAGCGCCGATTCATCGGCTTCCACAGAGCAAGATTTTGGTAGCTCGACGAAAACCACTTTTTCGAAGAGTAACGAAGGCAAAGTGATAACCAACAACGTATTTGGTACTTCAAGTGGCGTTACAACCGCATCGAAACAAGTTGGATTTGGTGCGAGTACCGCTGCCGGACAAGCAAACTTTCAAAAAg ATTTCCAACAAAATACGTCAGATCGTTTCTCAACTACCGGCAGCAGTTTCGTCGGAACTTCGAATGCCTTCAACAAGGCCGCAACCCCGAGCGCGTTCTCTAGCTTCAGCAGTGCGcaacaaaacacaaatttcAATAGCTTCAACAACAAGGGACCAGTAACCAATGCAGATACTGGAAAATACACTGGAGGCTTTGGAGGATCTCCAGGTATTTTGGGCAGTGGAAAAATAGGTTCCGCCGTGCGAACAGATGGATCAATACGGCCAACTTCGAATGTTGCATTTACACAGGCAACGGCAATTCCACCTACAGCGCCACCAAAGTTCCCAACGAACCCCAACTTTGCAAATCGCGTTGGGaactcggcttccaccagtttCACGGCCAACACTGCTGCCGGTGCCAATAAGTACCAGGGCACGTTCGGTGGACCACCCGGAGTGTTGAACCCATTTGACAATGTCAAAAGCGGATAA